A genome region from Prionailurus viverrinus isolate Anna chromosome A3, UM_Priviv_1.0, whole genome shotgun sequence includes the following:
- the PRADC1 gene encoding protease-associated domain-containing protein 1 produces MVPGAAGWCCLVLWLPAYVAAHGLRIHDYLYFQVLSPGDIRYIFTATPAKDFGGIFHTRYEQIHLVPAEPSEACGELSNGFFIQDQIALVERGGCSFLSKTRVVQEHGGRAVIISDNAVDNDSFYVEMIQDSTQRTADIPALFLLGRDGYMIRRSLEQHGLPWAIISIPVNVTSIPTFELLQPPWTFW; encoded by the exons ATGGTCCCCGGCGCCGCGGGCTGGTGTTGTCTCGTGCTCTGGCTCCCCGCATACGTCGCGGCCCACG GCTTACGCATCCATGATTATTTGTACTTCCAAGTGCTGAGTCCTGGAGACATTCGATACATCTTCACGGCCACACCTGCCAAGGACTTTGGTGGTATCTTT CACACAAGGTATGAGCAGATTCATCTTGTCCCTGCGGAACCTTCAGAGGCCTGTGGAGAACTCAGCAACGGTTTCTTCATCCAGGACCAGATCGCTCTGGTGGAGAGAGG GGGCTGCTCCTTCCTCTCCAAGACACGGGTGGTGCAGGAGCACGGCGGGCGGGCAGTGATCATCTCTGACAACGCGGTTGATAATGACAGCTTCTACGTGGAGATGATCCAGGACAGTACCCAGCGCACAGCTGACATCCCTGCCCTCTTCCTGCTCGGCCGAGATGG CTACATGATCCGCCGTTCCCTGGAACAGCATGGGCTGCCATGGGCCATCATTTCCATCCCAGTCAATGTCACCAGCATCCCCACCTTTGAGCTGCTGCAACCGCCCTGGACCTTCTGGTAG